In a genomic window of Streptomyces pristinaespiralis:
- a CDS encoding argininosuccinate synthase — protein MTERVVLAYSGGLDTSVAIGWIAEETGAEVIAVAVDVGQGGEDLDVIRKRALACGAVEAEVADAKDEFAEEYCLPAIKANALYMDRYPLVSALSRPTIVKHLVAAAKKHGATTVAHGCTGKGNDQVRFEAGIVALAPELKCIAPVRDYAMTRDKAIAFCEEKQLPIATTKKSPYSIDQNVFGRAVETGFLEDIWNAPIEDIYEYTSNPAEQREADEVVISFKAGVPVAIDGKPVTVLQAIQQLNERAGAQGIGRIDMVEDRLVGIKSREVYEAPGAIALITAHQELENVTVERELARYKRQVEQRWGELVYDGLWFSPLKRALDGFINEANQHVTGDIRMTLHGGRAVVTGRKSDESLYDFNLATYDSGDTFDQSKAQGFIEIFGLSQKIAAKRDLA, from the coding sequence GTGACCGAGCGCGTCGTACTCGCCTACTCGGGCGGCCTGGACACCTCCGTCGCCATCGGCTGGATCGCCGAGGAGACGGGCGCCGAGGTCATCGCCGTTGCCGTGGACGTCGGCCAGGGCGGCGAGGACCTGGACGTCATCCGCAAGCGCGCGCTCGCCTGCGGTGCTGTGGAGGCCGAGGTGGCCGACGCCAAGGACGAGTTCGCCGAGGAGTACTGCCTCCCCGCGATCAAGGCCAACGCCCTCTACATGGACCGCTACCCGCTGGTCTCCGCCCTCTCCCGGCCGACGATCGTCAAGCACCTCGTCGCCGCCGCCAAGAAGCACGGCGCCACCACCGTCGCCCACGGCTGCACCGGCAAGGGCAACGACCAGGTGCGGTTCGAGGCCGGCATCGTCGCCCTCGCGCCCGAGCTGAAGTGCATCGCCCCGGTCCGTGACTACGCGATGACCCGGGACAAGGCGATCGCCTTCTGCGAGGAGAAGCAGCTCCCGATCGCCACCACCAAGAAGTCGCCGTACTCCATCGACCAGAACGTCTTCGGGCGGGCCGTCGAGACCGGCTTCCTGGAGGACATCTGGAACGCGCCGATCGAGGACATCTACGAGTACACCTCGAACCCGGCGGAGCAGCGCGAGGCCGACGAGGTCGTCATCTCCTTCAAGGCCGGTGTCCCGGTCGCCATCGACGGCAAGCCCGTCACCGTGCTCCAGGCCATCCAGCAGCTCAACGAGCGCGCCGGCGCACAGGGCATCGGCCGGATCGACATGGTCGAGGACCGGCTCGTCGGCATCAAGTCCCGTGAGGTCTACGAGGCCCCCGGCGCCATCGCGCTGATCACCGCGCACCAGGAGCTGGAGAACGTCACCGTCGAGCGTGAGCTGGCCCGGTACAAGCGGCAGGTCGAGCAGCGCTGGGGCGAGCTGGTCTACGACGGCCTGTGGTTCTCCCCGCTCAAGCGCGCCCTGGACGGTTTCATCAACGAGGCCAACCAGCACGTCACCGGCGACATCCGGATGACCCTGCACGGCGGCCGGGCCGTCGTCACCGGCCGGAAGTCCGACGAGTCGCTGTACGACTTCAACCTCGCCACCTACGACTCGGGCGACACGTTCGACCAGTCGAAGGCGCAGGGCTTCATCGAGATCTTCGGCCTGTCGCAGAAGATCGCCGCCAAGCGGGACCTGGCGTAA
- the argH gene encoding argininosuccinate lyase — protein MSSNNGDVRLWGGRFADGPAEALAKLSASVHFDWRLAPYDIAGSRAHARVLKKAGLLTDDELTRMLAGLDRLQADVASGDFTGTIADEDVHTALERGLLERLGPDLGGKLRAGRSRNDQVATLFRMYLRDHARIIGGLIADLQDALVGLAEAHPDVAMPGRTHLQHAQPVLFAHHVLAHVQSLSRDAERLRQWDTRTAVSPYGSGALAGSSLGLDPEAVAADLGFERGSAGNSIDGTASRDFVAEFAFITAMIGVNLSRIAEEIIIWNTKEFSFVTLHDAFSTGSSIMPQKKNPDIAELARGKSGRLIGNLTGLLATLKALPLAYNRDLQEDKEPVFDSCDTLEVLLPAFTGMMATLTVNRERMEELAPAGFSLATDIAEWLVKQGVPFRVAHEVAGECVKECERLGIELDQLTDEQFAKISEHLTPEVRTVLNVPGALASRNSRGGTAPSAVATQLNEVKADLVIQHAWATAKQ, from the coding sequence GTGAGCAGCAACAACGGTGACGTCCGGCTCTGGGGCGGCCGCTTCGCCGACGGTCCGGCAGAGGCGCTGGCGAAGCTGTCCGCGTCCGTGCACTTCGACTGGCGGCTCGCGCCGTACGACATCGCCGGCTCCCGTGCCCACGCCCGAGTCCTGAAGAAGGCGGGCCTGCTCACCGACGACGAGCTGACGCGGATGCTCGCGGGGCTCGACCGGCTCCAGGCCGACGTGGCGTCCGGCGACTTCACCGGCACCATCGCCGACGAGGACGTCCACACCGCCCTCGAGCGCGGCCTGCTCGAGCGCCTCGGTCCCGACCTCGGCGGCAAGCTCCGCGCCGGCCGGTCCCGCAACGACCAGGTCGCCACGCTCTTCCGGATGTACCTGCGCGACCACGCGCGGATCATCGGCGGCCTGATCGCCGACCTCCAGGACGCCCTCGTCGGCCTCGCCGAGGCCCATCCGGACGTCGCCATGCCCGGCCGTACGCACCTCCAGCACGCGCAGCCGGTCCTCTTCGCGCACCACGTCCTGGCCCATGTCCAGTCGTTGTCCCGGGACGCCGAGCGGCTGCGCCAGTGGGACACCCGCACCGCCGTCTCCCCGTACGGCTCCGGCGCCCTGGCCGGTTCCTCCCTCGGGCTCGACCCGGAGGCGGTCGCCGCCGACCTCGGCTTCGAGCGGGGATCCGCCGGGAACTCCATCGACGGCACCGCGTCGCGGGACTTCGTCGCCGAGTTCGCCTTCATCACCGCCATGATCGGCGTGAACCTCTCGCGGATCGCCGAGGAGATCATCATCTGGAACACGAAGGAGTTCTCCTTCGTGACCCTGCACGACGCCTTCTCCACCGGCTCGTCGATCATGCCGCAGAAGAAGAACCCGGACATCGCGGAGCTGGCGCGCGGCAAGTCCGGCCGGCTCATCGGCAACCTGACCGGGCTGCTCGCCACGCTCAAGGCCCTCCCGCTCGCGTACAACCGCGACCTCCAGGAGGACAAGGAGCCGGTCTTCGACTCCTGCGACACGCTCGAGGTCCTGCTCCCCGCCTTCACGGGCATGATGGCCACGCTCACGGTCAACCGCGAGCGGATGGAGGAGCTCGCCCCGGCCGGCTTCTCGCTCGCCACGGACATCGCCGAGTGGCTGGTCAAGCAGGGGGTGCCGTTCCGCGTCGCGCACGAGGTCGCGGGCGAGTGCGTCAAGGAGTGCGAGCGGCTGGGCATCGAGCTGGACCAGCTGACGGACGAGCAGTTCGCCAAGATCTCCGAACACCTCACGCCCGAGGTCCGCACCGTCCTGAACGTGCCGGGCGCGCTGGCCTCCCGCAACAGCCGCGGCGGAACGGCCCCTTCGGCGGTCGCCACCCAGCTCAACGAGGTCAAGGCCGACCTGGTGATACAGCACGCCTGGGCCACGGCCAAGCAGTGA